GGCGATGAAGAGGCTAGATTAGTTTGGGCTATAACCTGGCGTGATTTTGGTAATACGCAACAATATAATTCAGCAGTAATTAATTCAACATTATCCGTACTTGATGTTGGTGGGGGATCAAGCGAATTTATTTTTGGGTCATCGAATTTACCAACAGCGAGAACCAGTCTACAAATTGGCTCAGTACGATTGGCTGAGAGAGTATCTTCAAGCGATCCAATGACTTTAGCAGATCTTGAAAGGCTTAATAGTATTGCTTTTGAGAATGTTAAAGAATTGGCTAACATGCCTGGGATAATTGATATAGATAAATCTAGATTAATAGCAGTCGCGGGCACAGCTACAACCTTAGCTGCGGTAGCTTACAAACTTGAACGTTATGATGCTAGCAAGGTTCATGGTTCACGGCTATCGCTACACGCTCTTGAAGAATTACAAAGCTACTTAGCTTCGCTTACTGTTGAACAGCGAGCATGTTTACCCGGCATGGAACCAAAGCGCGCCGATGTAATAGTTGCTGGTTGTGCAATTATTACGACAGTTATGAACATGCTTGGCTATAAAGAATTAGTTATATCTGATCGCGGTGTACGTTGGGGGTTATTATACGATCGCATACAAATGCTGTGATTGCTTTATTTATAAAATTTATTTATCTGGTCGCCAACTATGAACGATTTCGATTAGATGACGAGCATTCTCTGGCGGTGTTAAAGGTAGTACACCATGACCAAGGTTAAAAATGAAGCCCGGATGTCCATGAGCTTGTTGTAAGATAGCATGAGCGCGTCGCTCAATTTCGCTACGACTACAAAATAAAGTTATGGGATCAAGATTACCTTGCAGGGCAAGTGGCATTGATCGCAACTTTTGTCTGGCGGTAGCAATACTTATTTGCCAATCAATACTGAGTACATCAGCCTTAACTGTTGCAACTTGTTTAAGTTGAGCACTGATATTTCGGGCAAAATAAATTACTGGTACTCCTGTTAGTTTAATGGCTTTTATAGCGCGTCTTGCTGGCGCCAAGGCGAATTTTTCAAGATCATCAAATGCAAGTTCACCAGCGTTTGAATCAAAAAGTTGAATGACATCACATCCAGCTTTTACTTGGGCTTGGGCATGAGCAATAATTGCATCAGTTACTCTATCAATAATTTTTATCGCAAGCTGCGGCTCATTATAGATAATTTTTTTTGTTTCAAGCCAATTTTTATTAGGGATCCCCTCAATCATATACGCTGCTAATGAAAAGGGTGCGCCGCAAAAACCAATAAGTGATATGGATTTATCAAGTTGGGCACGAGTGATATCAATTGCTTCTAAAACATATTCAAGATCTTGCTCTGGTTTAATAGTTTTAAGTTGCTTTAATTCTTGTTCGTCGCGAACAACTTTTAGAAATTTGGGGCCCGGGTCGAAATGAAGTGGCAGACCCATGGCTTTACCGATTACAGTGATATCGCTAAATATTATTGCGGCATCTGCATCTAAATACTCAACGGCGCTAAGCGTAGCTTTTGCAGCTAAGTCGGGTTTAGAACATAAATCCCAAAATGAAGCCTGATGTTTTAATTTTTGATAAGCAGGTAAATATCGACCAGCCTGACGCATAAGCCAAACTGGTATTTTTTCAAAGACTTGCCCACGACACGCATTATTAAAAAGAGTCTGTATCGTTACAGCAGTCATAGTTAATAGTTAATAGTTAATAAGTAAAAGTATAAATA
The window above is part of the Deltaproteobacteria bacterium genome. Proteins encoded here:
- a CDS encoding Ppx/GppA family phosphatase translates to MKRVATIDIGTNTVLLLVAQLQDDKLVTLAEQAEITRLGKDVDKTGRLNSEAIKRTAEVLAQYVKIANSFKVDKIFTVATSAARDAQNSEEFFALIKQSASLTPEIISGDEEARLVWAITWRDFGNTQQYNSAVINSTLSVLDVGGGSSEFIFGSSNLPTARTSLQIGSVRLAERVSSSDPMTLADLERLNSIAFENVKELANMPGIIDIDKSRLIAVAGTATTLAAVAYKLERYDASKVHGSRLSLHALEELQSYLASLTVEQRACLPGMEPKRADVIVAGCAIITTVMNMLGYKELVISDRGVRWGLLYDRIQML
- a CDS encoding uroporphyrinogen decarboxylase, coding for MTAVTIQTLFNNACRGQVFEKIPVWLMRQAGRYLPAYQKLKHQASFWDLCSKPDLAAKATLSAVEYLDADAAIIFSDITVIGKAMGLPLHFDPGPKFLKVVRDEQELKQLKTIKPEQDLEYVLEAIDITRAQLDKSISLIGFCGAPFSLAAYMIEGIPNKNWLETKKIIYNEPQLAIKIIDRVTDAIIAHAQAQVKAGCDVIQLFDSNAGELAFDDLEKFALAPARRAIKAIKLTGVPVIYFARNISAQLKQVATVKADVLSIDWQISIATARQKLRSMPLALQGNLDPITLFCSRSEIERRAHAILQQAHGHPGFIFNLGHGVLPLTPPENARHLIEIVHSWRPDK